A genomic window from Hyla sarda isolate aHylSar1 chromosome 10, aHylSar1.hap1, whole genome shotgun sequence includes:
- the LOC130293695 gene encoding uncharacterized protein LOC130293695 codes for MEKKTPEQLDMTLPPYKLFSKPPDSRTKWTAAILLGLVLSGIAVIITLTIYMNQKKAEKMVEMTYSSGDGENVQQMVYVHDGQDIAAIFIKDKANKYSASVLLDYNQKLIGIRTLNRCYLLRMEDSKIPSKQDLLRRIEYYQAHNSTLGDTVTFSFILSKEANPMDLGININLLCSNVATYWTTVVNMEQNQRKLQKDGEVIIIIIQ; via the exons CCGTACAAATTGTTCTCCAAACCACCAGACTCCAGGACGAAGTGGACGGCGGCCATCTTGCTCGGACTCGTTCTCTCTGGGATTGCAGTCATTATTACTCTCACTATTTATATGAATCAGAAGAAAGCTGAGAAG ATGGTGGAGATGACCTACAGTTCAGGGGACGGAGAAAACGTTCAGCAGATGGTTTACGTCCATGATGGGCAGGATATAGCCGCCATATTTATCAAAGATAAAGCCAACAAGTACTCTGCCTCCGTGCTCCTGGATTACAACCAG AAACTCATTGGGATTCGGACTTTGAACAGGTGCTACCTGCTGAGAATGGAGGATTCCAAGATCCCATCCAAGCAGGATCTGCTCCGGAGGATCGAATACTACCAGGCCCAT AATTCCACTCTTGGAGACACCGTCACCTTCAGCTTCATCTTGTCTAAAGAGGCAAATCCTATGGATCTGGGCATCAACATAAACCTGCTGTGCAGCAATGTCGCCACCTACTGGACAACAGTG GTAAACATGGAGCAGAACCAAAGAAAATTGCAGAAAGATGGTGaagtgatcatcatcatcatccagtga